The following nucleotide sequence is from Podospora bellae-mahoneyi strain CBS 112042 chromosome 1 map unlocalized CBS112042p_1, whole genome shotgun sequence.
GTCCTCGAGTCGTTTTTTCCCTAGGGGCCTTGCGAAGGAGAAAAGAACTGACAGCAAAATACCCGGTGACCGCAGGGAGAGAGAAATTGCATCACTTCCTTTCATCTcccttcatctcccttcatttcccttccttctcgTTCGTTTCTTTTGCCATCCTTTATCACACCAGCCCGCGGGTCCGGTCGACTCTCGCTGCATGCAGCCGCACCTGGGGCTCCAGTCTGTGTCGATTCCGCCTGTTTGGCGTCCCGTGAGGAGTCGGAGCTGCGAGCTTCAGGTTTGACTTGCTACATCATATCTCAGCCTGGCATTTCACAAGATATAAGGCTGCCCTGCAAAGGAAACGCGCGAGTTCTCTACTCACCTAGCCAGGGTCtgtttcctttctttcctctcAACACCTCAACCACGACTGCTGCGGGATATCACTCAGTGTCGAGTCTTTCACAGCATACACAATGCCGTCGAGGTTTACCTATCAGCCCGTGTAAGTCATGCATTTCCAGTTTACGTCATTTTACATTTCATGTCACCCACCGTTTGTGTGGTATACTCCATCTACCAGCTCAATGAGATGAATTCTCATACGTCTGCTCGTATATGTCGAGAACGTGTCCTGAATCAGAGAAATCTACGCGCTCTTTTCCCCTTTGTTTTTCATCAGCTGCCCTAATCTCGACAAAACACGCTCTCGGGATTTTGGCGTTGtttcttggtttttttttttttttattttttattttattttttttttttctaaaaTTTTATTTGGAAGGTTGGGGCACAACACATTTGCTAACACGTCGGGTGGTGTCCACCCTGATTGTTTAGTCGGGAATACCATGTGGTAGTTTTAGGCGCAGGTTGGtttgccttcctcctcttctccccgaCATATCCCACGCTTGCGCAGAAATTCACGAGAGCTCTCttctttggtggaggagggaaagagTGGCAATGCCCCGATGGCTGGTGGTTGCGAACTGCCTGAGTGGTAGTACGACTGTTTTGGCTGacattgttttttttggcttaTCTCAGGTGGTGTCGGGAAGAGTTGCTTGACTGGTGTGTATGCCCCGTTTTTGCTTGTATAACCCTGGGTTCTTTTGGTGGTCACACATAACCCTGAATATGTCCCCTTTCACCTATTTACCCTGGAGTGAGGATTGACTGACGAGAACAGCCCAATTTGTCCACAATGAATGGATTGAGAGCTATGATCCGACAATCGAGGATTCATACAGGACGCAGGTGACTGTTGATGTGAGTCTCTTGCCATTCCTCTCGCAATGCATTTTACTGACGCATGGTTTCAAGGGACGGCAAGTAGTACTCGAGATGTAAGCACACCCACACAACGCTGACTCTTCACACGTCTGAACGCGTCTTGTTGCACTATACTgactccatcttcttcccctcctccccagcctcgacACTGCAGGAACAGACCAATTCGTCGCTATGCGCGACCTGTTCCTCAAATCGGGGCAAGGGTTTATTCTAGTCTTTAGCATCGCCTCCCGCAGCTCGTTTGATGAGCTCGCGATCTTGAAAGAAGAGATTCGCCGCATCAAAGACGACGACACGGTCCCGATTGTGATAGTGGGCAACAAGGCCGATTTGGAAGATCAGAGGGCGGTGGATAGGGCGACGGCGTTTGGCGTTTCGAGGAGTTGGAACGCGCCGTATTATGAGAGCAGTGCTAGGACGAGGAGTAAGTTTTCTTGTTATTGGTTGTGTGTGAtgtgggttggtggctgATGAGAAGATGTAGCGAATGTGGACGAGGTGTTTATCGATCTTTGTCGGCAGCTGTGCAGGAGGGAAGACATGCTGGAGAAGCAGGCGAGGGATGAGTTGGGGCAGAAGATGAGTGATgaggcggcgaagaagaggaggaggaggaggaggaggaaggagaagtgTGTGATTCTTTGAGAGGTGGGGGTCATGGATTGGGGAAGGGACTACGAGGGTTTTGAAACATGTGGGAATGAAGCTAGGCTATGATTGGGATTGGCGAGGTAGTTGGGCGGGCGGGATATTTATCTTAATTGTACTTGTGTGTTTATCCTGAACGGGAATGGGGAACGATACTCTTGGAGCCAGATGGGGAGGCGCGAGTCGTTTGAGTTTTCTGGAATCTTTACACAGTCTTATATGCTGAGGGAGTGAGTGTGGAGTGGTTTGGCATGGAACTTCATTCATGACGGGGGGAACGCAAGCACAATTCACAAACGCAAAAGACAAATGGGGGATATATACTCGGATTTAGCGCAAGCGTAGGAGCAATGGGATTTTCTTtctcggtgttggtgtctACTTCTTTCTCCTGAATAGCCAAACAACCACCTTTGACTAAACCATCTTGGTTGGCCAACAACTCCATTCCTAGCTAtaacaccaccagcccatAACTTGATCAACACCCAGCCGATGTCGGCCAACGCATCGGACTCCCAAATATCACAATCACCTACACTTACATATATCACATTGCAGAACAGCACCAGAGCTCTTTTCTCAGCCGCGGAACTTTCCGTCTGAGAACTGTAGCCAGAATAGAGATGGTGCAGGCCATCTCGTAAATCTTGACAGGTCAGACGCATCTGATCAGACACTGCGCATCCAATTCTTTTGCACGTCAGTACCCTAGCTAGGTGGCACAGCTATGTATTCAGCTCATGTGAAGGAGccgtgggggtggtggactgAGGATGGAATCTTGAGATGTTGGGACGTTTGAGCGGCTATTATGGAGGGTTGATTGGAAGTGGCTTTCTTGAGGATGGGCGGAGAAGAGGTAGATGGAAAGAAACTGCAGAGAACACATACCTAGTGTAAAGAGGCGCAAAGAAGAGATAAACGGcggagggaagagggtgcTGTGAGTGTGAGATAGGTAAGTCACTGTAGAAGCGCGGCTATTTTCTTGCGAGCGATTGGGCTGATGGTTGACAGacggttggtgatgtgagAGTAAGAGGGTGtgctggctggtggctgcATGTTGATATCGGGATGCTAAAATCAGCTTCAATCATAAGGTGAACGAGAGAAGATAGATGGCTGGTGTATGAGGCTTGTTTTCTCCCCAGTTAGATGGTAGATGTCGTTATGATGTCTCGGGTAACCAAAATAAACACGGTAGTAAAAGGGGTTATCTCGGTGCAAGGGAAGAAATAGGGGTTTGCATTCATGGTACTGTGCAACCACATATCGCCAACATCCAAAAGACAAAAGGTCTCATGAGTCCCTGCTGTTGGATGGGTTCCAACATATTTCCCATCAACTGCAAGCCTGAATGTGAGCAACTCTGCAGTTGATATGACCTCAATGCACTCTCCCGCAACAGCGCAACATGTTTCAGAGGGCACGGTTGCCCAATTGTGGTTTCTTTGAAGTCTCGCaaaatggaaaagggggaatATCAGTCAGACTGTGTGACGGCATGAACCTCTGTCTTGGGCCATGCGTCGCGACGTCACTTGAAACGCGGATGAGAGGCGGATGTTGTGCGAGGAAACCTGACTGGTTGGTTCGTCACAAGGAACGGAACACCTCGAGATGTTTGACAGGACGGGCAGTCGTCATGGTACGAAGAAGAGGAATACCAATGGtatgggggtgggttgtggttgatcGCTCTCGAAGCAGAGGAAGGAAACGGCGGCAACATGGCACAATGCAAGTTTAAGCTCGAGATGCGATTTGCTCTTTGTCTTTGCAAGACCTTGAATACTGCCACCAATCAGCAATGGATCCAGCAGACTTTGAGAAAATGTGCGACGAAAAGCCCGGGCGGAATCCGATCAGCGAACCGGAGGCCGTGTGTTGGTCCGAATTCTCCGTCGTCTGATGTTGGGATGCGACTGTAGGTACGGAGAGACATAGTCTGCTTGCGCAAAGAAAACCTCAAAGCCTGCTTGGGCGACTGTTGGAGCCGATGCTGCCGGGTTTGCGAACCCAGTGATAGAGAGTCAAGCATTGAGTTGGTGACAGCGCCACGCCGGCGGTCTCCGATCGGGCCCGTTGAGAATCGCGGGAGTCTTTTGCGGCCGAAATCAGGCCATCCGTCGGGTTGACGCCACGGTGGGCAACGGCATCTGAACAATGTCGCTGTGGGTAATCCGTTGCCTTTGCTCTTGTTCATGGTAAAGTTGGGGTCGACCGCTTGGACCAGAACGTCATGTGGGTGATGGCGCTAGTGTTTAAGAGTGAGCCTGACTCCACCTCCTTATCTACGCTGGAGTGGAGAGAAGCAGCCCTGCAATTCTCACCGTGATCAGAAAGACCATCAAAGCCGAGATCTCGATGCTTCTTGCACTGTTACCAATATCCATCCTGGTGGTATTTCACCCTTCTGTTCCATCAGCATGCTTTCCCACTAGCTGGTCTGCCGTAGCCAAAGTCTCCTCCATCGTCCTGTTTCCGTCGTCACCGTCGTATATGGCAGCTTCGTATTGTCCAGGCCAAACAGACTTCCATGTAACCCTGGCCACGGACAATGCCACCCCGAAGCCTGCAGGGCTGCGGGCAACGGCAAAGCCCAGACCCTCCGCGTGTGCCTGCCCCCTGTGTCTTGCGTGCTCCTGCCCCCGTGTCCGTCCCCTCGGAGCCATGATGCCCCTTGAGCCCGATCACAGCCCGCTGGGGGGCGTGTTTTCGTGTTTTTGTGTTTTCCTTCTCGAGTTTCGTTTCTGTcatcgttgttgttgctgctgctgtcgtgTTCATCCAAACTCTTGTCATTCTTTAGCATATCCCGTCACCCgttcgccgccgcccgcgTGGCTCCGACGGCATTGCCGCTCCTTCGAACCCTCCTTTCGCAACTATTCGCACTCTTGTCGCCGCTTGCCACATTCACGCTCCTGTTGGTTCCCGCCGGTGATCTGGAACCACTGCTCTGGACTGGCAAACTTCTCGGCAGGATATCCAGAAGAGCTCCAGCGGATCTCTCAGATCACCGGATTCACTGATCACTAGCTGGCCATCACTGCTGCTCGCTGCACGCCTTGCACGACACCGTCTCTGCACTACGTTAGTCATCGCCTGGTTCTGCGAGGGACTGCAGCCAACGCTTGATTTTCTCTTGATCTTCATCTCTCAGACACCACTTCTGCTTGCTGGAGCTGGGTGCCGCCGCGAAGAGCTCTCTTGCTCTCCCGCACATCTGAAACGGCACCCCCCGTCTCGGTCGTACGTGCACGATTTCATCCTGATCCCCTCCCATTACCGAGTCTGCCCAGTACCGACGTCCCACGCCTCTTTGGTGCAGTCTCCCGAAT
It contains:
- the RSR1 gene encoding Ras-related protein rsr1 (EggNog:ENOG503P0TN; COG:S), with amino-acid sequence MPSRFTYQPVREYHVVVLGAGGVGKSCLTAQFVHNEWIESYDPTIEDSYRTQVTVDGRQVVLEILDTAGTDQFVAMRDLFLKSGQGFILVFSIASRSSFDELAILKEEIRRIKDDDTVPIVIVGNKADLEDQRAVDRATAFGVSRSWNAPYYESSARTRTNVDEVFIDLCRQLCRREDMLEKQARDELGQKMSDEAAKKRRRRRRRKEKCVIL